In Proteiniborus sp. DW1, the genomic stretch AACTGCCAATGGGAGATTGGCTTGCATATAAAGATGTGGAGAAAAGCTTTTGGGCATATGACCACATATCTAAGATTAAATCGTTTGTAGATAATGAAAACAGCTATGTTAAATTTAAAGACATATTTCCTGGAGACAATTTTTTTCCTAATGAAAAAATAACTAGAGAAGAAGCAGCAGCTTTAACCTATTTTTTTACATCTACACCAGTAGAATTAAGAGATATTAGTTTTACTGATATAGATACGGACTATAAGTATATTGACCAAATCACAGCACTAGCTAGAAATAAAATTATTTTTGGTAATCCGGATGGCACATTTAGACCAAAAAGTAATATTACTAGAGCAGAGACAGTTACTATTATTAAAAGATTGTATAAAGATATGGAATACCATAAGAAATCCTATCTTGGAGATATAAAGCTTATAGAAAGTGATAACACCTTTTTGGTTTATCCTTTGTTTGGAGACTATGTAAGTAGAAAACTTGACACTAATGATTTGCTTTATAAAAGAGCAATTGAAACGCTTGAATACAAGTCTTTAGTTGGTATTATACCTTTTGAAGAGCAACACTTATATGATTCAGATCCTATAAGAACTATAGAGGAATTAAAGAAAAACGATTATAGTAATGTTATTGGGGTTAACTACTATTTAATTGAGTCTGAAAGTAAAATCTATAACGATAAAACACAGCTAGCAGAAGATATATTATACTCATATCTAAATGGTGCTTCTATAAGTGATGATGAACTATTACTTATTTTTCAAAAAATTTTTAACTTAGTAAAAGATACAGATTTAACCTTAAAAGCTTTAGAGCAATGGGAAAACTCAGCAACAAGTGAAAAGGCCAGTAATAATGCATTATTTATGAGATCTAAGGCTTATATGATTGCAGGGAATGCTAATGAGGCAATAAAACTGTATGAAAATATTAATAGCTCTGATCCTAGTATTAGAATGCTACAACTAATGAACTATGGTCACATACTTATTACATCAAATAAATATAACGAAGCAGAAAATGTTCTAAGAGAGGGATGGGAACAAATCAAAAGTTCAGAATCCTATAAAGTTAATAGCAGAAA encodes the following:
- a CDS encoding S-layer homology domain-containing protein, whose translation is MKIKKIIITIFTCLLLLFSINITHARIYFYDVFGHWAEDAIMWGANTTKLLNGYEDGTFKPDGNISRAEYVSLLYRTAKKQGMINDQLPMGDWLAYKDVEKSFWAYDHISKIKSFVDNENSYVKFKDIFPGDNFFPNEKITREEAAALTYFFTSTPVELRDISFTDIDTDYKYIDQITALARNKIIFGNPDGTFRPKSNITRAETVTIIKRLYKDMEYHKKSYLGDIKLIESDNTFLVYPLFGDYVSRKLDTNDLLYKRAIETLEYKSLVGIIPFEEQHLYDSDPIRTIEELKKNDYSNVIGVNYYLIESESKIYNDKTQLAEDILYSYLNGASISDDELLLIFQKIFNLVKDTDLTLKALEQWENSATSEKASNNALFMRSKAYMIAGNANEAIKLYENINSSDPSIRMLQLMNYGHILITSNKYNEAENVLREGWEQIKSSESYKVNSRKFDEQFIGALKEVLRLKQIN